Within the Leptospira ryugenii genome, the region CACAGGTATTACATTCCATTCCCACACAATGGCAAAGAGAAAGTGCACCTGCCCTTGAACCACGCACTTGTTCCTCTAAATAAAAGCCAACCCCACCGCAGGTTTTACACTGTGGATTGCCATCTCGAAAGGATGTGATTTCTGATAAAATCATCGCTCAATTTGCAGAGTACCTTAGGAAGCCCTCTTGTCAAGGAATGAGATTTTTGGTAAATTTGGATAATTATGTCCCCTAGTTGAGCCGCATGTAGCGAAAATCTGAAAGAAAATAGTTTTTTTCAGGGTTAATTCGTTATTATTGACCTACGGGCGTCCGATACTTTCTTTGAAGAGAAAGATTTCCGTCTCCTCTTTAATATTGAAAGAGACAAAGGGTCAAATGACTATGAAGATTTTCAAATATCTCCTCATTCTCCAACTTGTATTTGCAGGAGCAGTTTTTGCTCAGGATGCAAACACAGCGGCAGACAGCCAAGCGGCGAAAGATCAAGTCGACGAACTTTTGAAAGGTGAGTTGGTTCCTGAGAACGATGACGCAGAATTAACTGCACCTCAGAAAGAACTCCGCAAGAAAGTTATGGATGATGAATCGTTATGGAAAAACCCAGATTATAAGGGTTATAACAAAACATTCCAAGAGTTGCACCAACTTTCAAAAACTTTTGCTAACAACCAATTTCGATTAGCTCTCTCAAACTACCAATCTGGAGTTAACACCATCCTCAAAAATAGAGAATGGACTGAACAATACAGAAAAGAAGAAGCAGAGAAGAAACGTTTAGATGAAAAATGGTATTGGCAAAAAGTTGATAGAAGAGCGAAAGAAGAACGTGTTGTCACTCGCGAAAAAATGAAAGCGAAGCAAGACGCGTTGAATTATTTCTCAAAAGCTATCAACCATTTAGATGAAATTAAAAACCCTGATTTAAGAGAAAGACCAGAATTTAAGAGATTGTTATCTGATGTTTATCGTTCATGGATCATGGCTGAGTATGACCTACAAAATCTTCCTCAGTGTATTCCAATTCTTGAGCTTTACATTGAAATCGATGACAATGAGAAAGAATACCCAGCTCACAAATACCTTGCAAGCTGCTACTCTTTCGAAGAAAACATGATCAAAAAGACAAAAGGTCCGGATGACATGCTCTTCAAATACCGTTACAAAAAGAACGTTCACTTACTTCGCGCTACTGAATTGAAGTATGGAAAAGATTCTCCAGAATACAAACATATCGTTAACATCATCAATAAAGATGAGGTTATCTCGGTAGCACAATAATCCCGGAACATCTCTTTCAATACAAAAACCCGACCAAAAGGTCGGGTTTTTTTTTTTACTTAATTTCCTTAAGCAAACGTTTTGAGGGGATAAAAAACAGCCTTCCGATGCCGGTTAAGTAAAGTAGCAGGCTCAAAACCACAACCGATACAAATGTAACTAACAAATCTGTCCAAGGAATCACAGATGTTAAGTTTAACACAATTCGATTGAGTATTTCATTTGCAAGCAACGAGTATGCGGATCCAATGAAAAATGATAAACTTGCAATCAAAAATGATTCACGCAAAAAATATGTTAGCAAAAATTCATTGGAACTCCCAATCACCCGGAGTAGTGAAAACTCCTTCTTTCTCTCAAACTGGCTTGAATATAAAGAAGTTAAGACCAACACAAAAGCGCTCATCAAAATCAACAATGTCATCAATCGAATCATTTGCGTTACTTTCTCTAGGATACCCAAGAAAGCTTGTATCGTCTTCTCTGTATCAATCACCGTAATATTTGGGTATTTGGAAACAATTGCTTTCTGCAACTGATATCGATCCTCTCCCGATTCAAGCAAAAGTGATGTAATCAAAAATGAGGGGGCTCTTTCTAAGGTACCCCTAGAAAATAGTACGACAAAATTGGGCTTCATATCAGACCAATTGACTGATCTTAGGTTACTAATTTTACCTTGGACTTCAACTCCCTGTATATTGAAGGTCAAGCTGTCTCCGACATCCGCCTCCAAATATCCAGAAAATTCTCTCTCCACTGAAATCTCATCTTTGGCTTCCGATCCCCACCAACTTCCTTTGGTAACTTTCTCTGTATCATAAAGCGCGTCTCGATATGACAAAAAGTATTCCCTAGTTCGAGCAGTGGCTCTCCAAGTGCGCTCCCTCGCATCCCGTACCATATTTTCCTTTTTAATGCCTTCTCCATTTACCTTTGTTAAACGAGCGCCAATCACTGGTGCTGTGATTTGTTTTTGAATTGGAAATCTGTTTATGATCTCTTGGATCCCATCTTTTTGTTCTTTTCTTATATCCAAAAGAAAGATATTAGGACGGCGCTCTATTTCTCTTGCTCCACTTAATTCTAATAAACTTTCTTGTAAAATAAAGGAAAGACAGAGAATGAACAAAGCACTCCCAAGTCCGATCAGTGATAGCTGAAGGCTACTTGATTTGCGTGTAAACTTTTTGAAAACGAGACTCCACTCTTTACTGATGAGATATTTTTCTGTGAATTGGTTCAGGAAAAATCCAATCACTTTCAATAGGACAAAAACCAAAACAGGCAAGGAAACTAACACAACAGCAAAGACCGATCCCTTTATAAAAGAGCTCGTTTCAATGCTTGCAATTAGGACAAAAAGTACGTAGATTCCAAAGATAGATAAGAATTGGATTCTCCGTTCAGACCGTGTATCCTCTCTGGAATCGACTTCTTTTAAAGCAGATAAGGGTTTTGTTCCACTCGCCTCTATTAGCAGAGGAACTGCAATCAATACGGGAATCAAAATACCCAAGACAATACTTTTAAAAAAAGATTGGAGCGAAATTTGGGGCTGAAGACTCAACAAAAACTCAGATCCTGTGATAGAAGGAATCCAATCTTGGATTTGAAAACCCAATAAGATTCCAAAAGCTGTGGCAAGGCTAGTGATGACTAAAATCTCACTCAAAACTAGAATTAAGATTACCTTTGGTTCAGCCCCTAAACACATCAAAATTGAAATCTCATTCTTTCTTTCGCGGATCCTTGTTCGTATCGAAGCATAAACTGAAATAGCACCAAGAAAGAAACCTGCAAGTGCCAACAAAGACATGTAATCAAACGTATTTTTTAAAAACTGTTGGGATCCTGAGTTTACTTCTGTATTGTGATAAATGGTGATATCATTTTTGATGAATGATTCAAAGTGTGTTTCTTTCCATTGATTTGAATCCACCTGCAATGGAAACTTTAAGTACGTTGTGTATCGTATCCTACTCCCTCTTTGGATTAAACCTGAAGACATTGCAGCAGAAGATCGTATGATAGAAGTAGGAGCAGCCCCCACAAAAGAGCCAACCGCTCCTGGCTCTTTTTTTATCCATGCTTTGATTTTCAGAGACAAAGATCCAAGCTGTACTTGTTCACCTATCTTGAGCTTTAAATTCTTACCTAACGTTTCATCCAACAATATCTCATTCTGACCAAGGCTTTGAAAGACATCTTTCGGTTCGGTTAACATTTCCCCATAAAAAGGGTAGTTCCCTTCCAAAGCTTTGATATAGGAAAGAGAACTTTCTCCTGTTGATTTTGAAAGTAACATAGAAAGAAATTGGATGGAATGACTTTGCTCCGAATTAACAGGTAGAGCATTTTGAATCATTTCTTTGGCATCTGTTGTAAATTCCTGAGCAGATTGTAAAGCAATATCGGCACCCATCAACTGCTTTGCTTCCTTTTGGATTGCGGATTGGATTGCCTCTCTATATGAGGAAATGCCAATGACAGAACCGATACCTAAGGAAATCGAGAGCAATAAAAGTAGCGTGTATTCAGGTCGAAATAATAGCTCTCTGCGTAGATAGAATTGAATGAGTTTTCGATTCATCTTCGTTTCTTCTTTGCAATCATGGCTTTTTTATTAGGTTTTTTTGGTTTAGGAAGGAATAATTCTCCGTCTTTCATTTCCAATATTCGGTCAGCCAATTTAGCCACGGCAGGATCGTGAGTAACAATCACCAAAGTGGTATTCTCTGCTTTGTTTCTATGAAGCAATAAATCCAAAACCGCAGCACTATTCTTCGAATCTAAGTTTGCCGTTGGTTCATCTGCAAAGATAATCTTTGGCTGGTTGATAAATGCGCGCGCAATAGCCACCCTTTGCTCTTCACCACCTGATAGCTGTTTTGGGAAATGATTTGCTCGGTGGTCCATTGATACAGTTTTTAGAAGTGATTTCGCTCTTTCATGTATTTCTCTTTCTTCTATATTACGATTTAAGTACAAAGGAATTCCAACATTTTCAATCGCATTCAGTCCTGGAAGCAATTGAAAGTTTTGAAAGATGAAACCAATTTTTTCGGATCGCAGTTTTGCTAGGTCTTTTTCTGATTTCTTTGTCAAATCTATGCCATCGAAATGAATGTTTCCTGTATCAGGTTGGTCTAAACCAGCTGCCATACCGAGCAAAGTCGATTTTCCTGAACCAGATGGTCCAATGATTGCCACAAATTCTCCACTCTCTACACGAAAAGAAACATTTTTTAGCACATGAATCGATTCCGGTGTTGATGGAAATGATTTTGAGACTTTTGAAAATTCTAACATTAGGCTAATCCCCCAGTAAATTTAACCGCATAACATAAATTTTGTGACAAGTTATGGGCATTTAAAACGCATTTTTTCACATAACAAGCGATAATTGACAATTGTTTCACTTTTTTTCTTTTTTCTCTTTTTGTTTTTTTGTTCCAAGACTATGTTTACTTCAAAAAAAAATTTTAAAAAAAAATCGGATAGTTTTTTGTCCTGTCTCTCTAATTTTTTTTGACCCCAGACTGGGGTTTTAATATACAGTAACTTCATCGTAGTGCTCCTGTGATCCAGTCGTAATGGATCTTTCAAAGTTATGCACAGCACTGTCGATAAGCCCTGTATAAATTAGGACATTTTAGAATGCTTGAATGCGAAACTGAGACTGATATGACAACGGAACACCCATTGAATTCACAAGAAATCAAAGCGTGTCGGGTTTGTGGCACTTTTACCATCCTTTACCAAAATGAGACTTGCAAAACTTGTCTTGCCCAGAGCTTCAAAAAGCTTGTAAAAATCATTGATTCTGTGAGAAAGTAAAAGGAGAACCGTTTAAATCCGTTAGTCGATGAGTTACCCCTTTCAAAACATTGAGTCAAAATGGCAAACCTACTGGGAAACTCAGCATACATTCCGAACCGATCCTTCTTCCAAGCTCCCTAAATTCTATTGCTTAGACATGTTTCCCTACCCGAGTGGAGCAGGTCTCCATGTAGGCCACCCAGAAGGATACACCGCTACCGATATTATCTCCCGATTCAAACGTATGGAAGGATTCGA harbors:
- the fcpA gene encoding flagellar coiling protein FcpA, which translates into the protein MKIFKYLLILQLVFAGAVFAQDANTAADSQAAKDQVDELLKGELVPENDDAELTAPQKELRKKVMDDESLWKNPDYKGYNKTFQELHQLSKTFANNQFRLALSNYQSGVNTILKNREWTEQYRKEEAEKKRLDEKWYWQKVDRRAKEERVVTREKMKAKQDALNYFSKAINHLDEIKNPDLRERPEFKRLLSDVYRSWIMAEYDLQNLPQCIPILELYIEIDDNEKEYPAHKYLASCYSFEENMIKKTKGPDDMLFKYRYKKNVHLLRATELKYGKDSPEYKHIVNIINKDEVISVAQ
- a CDS encoding ABC transporter permease, with amino-acid sequence MNRKLIQFYLRRELLFRPEYTLLLLLSISLGIGSVIGISSYREAIQSAIQKEAKQLMGADIALQSAQEFTTDAKEMIQNALPVNSEQSHSIQFLSMLLSKSTGESSLSYIKALEGNYPFYGEMLTEPKDVFQSLGQNEILLDETLGKNLKLKIGEQVQLGSLSLKIKAWIKKEPGAVGSFVGAAPTSIIRSSAAMSSGLIQRGSRIRYTTYLKFPLQVDSNQWKETHFESFIKNDITIYHNTEVNSGSQQFLKNTFDYMSLLALAGFFLGAISVYASIRTRIRERKNEISILMCLGAEPKVILILVLSEILVITSLATAFGILLGFQIQDWIPSITGSEFLLSLQPQISLQSFFKSIVLGILIPVLIAVPLLIEASGTKPLSALKEVDSREDTRSERRIQFLSIFGIYVLFVLIASIETSSFIKGSVFAVVLVSLPVLVFVLLKVIGFFLNQFTEKYLISKEWSLVFKKFTRKSSSLQLSLIGLGSALFILCLSFILQESLLELSGAREIERRPNIFLLDIRKEQKDGIQEIINRFPIQKQITAPVIGARLTKVNGEGIKKENMVRDARERTWRATARTREYFLSYRDALYDTEKVTKGSWWGSEAKDEISVEREFSGYLEADVGDSLTFNIQGVEVQGKISNLRSVNWSDMKPNFVVLFSRGTLERAPSFLITSLLLESGEDRYQLQKAIVSKYPNITVIDTEKTIQAFLGILEKVTQMIRLMTLLILMSAFVLVLTSLYSSQFERKKEFSLLRVIGSSNEFLLTYFLRESFLIASLSFFIGSAYSLLANEILNRIVLNLTSVIPWTDLLVTFVSVVVLSLLLYLTGIGRLFFIPSKRLLKEIK
- a CDS encoding ABC transporter ATP-binding protein gives rise to the protein MLEFSKVSKSFPSTPESIHVLKNVSFRVESGEFVAIIGPSGSGKSTLLGMAAGLDQPDTGNIHFDGIDLTKKSEKDLAKLRSEKIGFIFQNFQLLPGLNAIENVGIPLYLNRNIEEREIHERAKSLLKTVSMDHRANHFPKQLSGGEEQRVAIARAFINQPKIIFADEPTANLDSKNSAAVLDLLLHRNKAENTTLVIVTHDPAVAKLADRILEMKDGELFLPKPKKPNKKAMIAKKKRR